TGAGACTGTCTGATTTTAAGAAAGCCATTTGTCTCTCTTCCAATGCCCCGTGCCCAATGCCCCATAACCAATTAAAATTGACGCGACCAATTACTAGGCCAGCGTTCGATTACTACTTTAGTTTGGGTAAAAAATTCAACAGCGTGATTGCTTTGTCCGTGCAAATCGCCAAAAAAGCTTTCTTTCCAACCACTAAAGGGGAAAAATGCCATCGGTGCAGCAACGCCAATGTTAATTCCAATATTACCTGCTTCGGCTTCGTAGCGGAATTTACGTGCTGCTGCGCCACTGCTAGTAAATAGACAAGCCATATTGCCATATTGACCGCTATTAACTAAGGCGATCGCATCATCAATAGTATCTAAATGTACTAAGCTCAGTACCGGGCCAAAAATCTCGGTACGGGCGATTTCACCTGCTGGATTGACGTTCTCTAGAATTGTGGGACGAATAAAATAACCTTGTTCGTAACCAGAAATCTTTGGTTTTCGCCCATCAACTAACAGATTTGCCCCTTCTTCTACACCTTGCTGAATTAATCCCTCAATCCGGTTTTGACTGCGACTATCAATTACAGGCCCCATTTCCACACTTTGGTCTAAACCATTACCTACCACGCGGTTTTTTGCAGTTTCGGCTATGGCTTCTGTAAAAGAGTAACGTGCATCTGCAACCGTGACGGCAATAGATGCAGCTAAACAACGCTGTCCCGCACAACCAAAAGCGCTATCAGCCGCAATGCGTGTGGTCATTTCCATGTCTGCATCTGGTAAAACAATCAAGGGATTTTTCGCACCACCTTGGCATTGCATTCGTTTACCATTAGCTGCACCTCGACTATATATATATTTAGCTACTGGTGTGGAACCAACAAAACTAATTGCTCGAATTTGGGGATGATCTAAAATTGCATCGACAGTTTCCTTCGCACCATTCACCAAATTTATTACCCCTTTAGGTAAACCAGTTTTGTGTAGCAAGTGGAAGATTCTTTGCATTGTCAGCGGCACCTTTTCTGAAGGCTTGACAATATAAGTATTGCCAGTTGCGATCGCATAAGGTAAAAACCAAAATGGAATCATTCCCGGAAAGTTAAAAGGACAAATTACCGCTGCCACTCCTAAGGGTTGGCGAATCATCATTTCATCAATACCTGTGGCAATATCTTCCAGATTCGTCCCTTGCATCATCATCGGAATTCCACAGGCGACTTCTACATTTTCAATCGCCCGACGCATCTCACCCTTAGACTCAGCCCAAGTCTTACCGCATTCTATAGTAATAGTCTGCGCCAAATCCTCATAATGTTCTTCCAACAAATTTTTCAGTTTAAATAAATACTGCACTCTTTCCGTTGCTGGGGTACGTCGCCATGTTGCAAAAGCAGCCACTGCTGCTGCAACTGCTTTATTCACCTCAGATGCAGGCGATACAGGTACTTGCGCCAGTATTTCTGCGGTTGCAGGATTGATGACATCTAAGTAGTCTGTAGCGCTAGTAGATGCACACCACTGACCGTTGATGTAGTTGGGTAAGGTTGGGATTGTACTCATGAAGGCAAGTTGAGATTTGTAGAATATAGATGCAGCAATATGGCTATCTTAGCTGTAATGCTTCTGGGTGTGGCTGATGTAACTGGGAACTGGGTTGCTCCGAAGCGAGATTTTATGGATTTATTTGACCAGCATTTAAGGGAAATTACAGAAACAGAAGCACCCTTGGCTGCACGGATGCGTCCGCGAATGCTTGATGAATTCATCGGTCAAGACCACATTCTCGGGCCAGGAAGGCTGCTGCGGCGTGCTATCAGTTTAGATCAACTATCCTCATTAATTTTCTTTGGCCCCCCAGGCACGGGTAAAACCACCTTAGCGCGGGTGATTGCCAATACTACCCGTGCTAATTTTATTGCGATTAATGCTGTACTTTCTGGAGTCAAAGAGATTCGGGGCGCGATCGACCAAGCCCAAGAACGGCGTAAGTTCCACAATCAAAGGACAATTTTGTTTGTTGATGAAGTCCACCGTTTTAACAAGTCCCAACAAGATGCACTATTGCCTTGGGTGGAAAATGGTACGGTAATTTTAATTGGCGCGACCACAGAAAATCCATATTTTGAAGTTAACAAAGCTTTAGTCAGCCGATCGCGGATTTTC
The genomic region above belongs to Calothrix sp. NIES-2098 and contains:
- a CDS encoding methylmalonate-semialdehyde dehydrogenase encodes the protein MSTIPTLPNYINGQWCASTSATDYLDVINPATAEILAQVPVSPASEVNKAVAAAVAAFATWRRTPATERVQYLFKLKNLLEEHYEDLAQTITIECGKTWAESKGEMRRAIENVEVACGIPMMMQGTNLEDIATGIDEMMIRQPLGVAAVICPFNFPGMIPFWFLPYAIATGNTYIVKPSEKVPLTMQRIFHLLHKTGLPKGVINLVNGAKETVDAILDHPQIRAISFVGSTPVAKYIYSRGAANGKRMQCQGGAKNPLIVLPDADMEMTTRIAADSAFGCAGQRCLAASIAVTVADARYSFTEAIAETAKNRVVGNGLDQSVEMGPVIDSRSQNRIEGLIQQGVEEGANLLVDGRKPKISGYEQGYFIRPTILENVNPAGEIARTEIFGPVLSLVHLDTIDDAIALVNSGQYGNMACLFTSSGAAARKFRYEAEAGNIGINIGVAAPMAFFPFSGWKESFFGDLHGQSNHAVEFFTQTKVVIERWPSNWSRQF